A genomic stretch from Diachasmimorpha longicaudata isolate KC_UGA_2023 chromosome 2, iyDiaLong2, whole genome shotgun sequence includes:
- the LOC135170456 gene encoding acidic fibroblast growth factor intracellular-binding protein: MLSEVDVFISNYTLVDPEVYQLWVDGHTSSDAVGVLHQRGICQQTNAPIELVASDVLDHYRTYSLLERLLHSPPKLASEQLAFQIEPQTSQMLIEMYYEFDDSVIRELLGKKLTSKSRKDMDEVAEKTGIMLKSCRRQYDNVKRVFKTVEDLPGSLVANIKQNFLLPDDLARRYAAVVFIACLRFEMSKRKLQFLTFPDLYHCANAMMASWTYRLTGSEYFDTDLDREFLQELAECRILLENDKHHKHLVCIKLKPTLLERSYQELDLNFRSYSRALLGIACSLHRSRELRFLFLELVERCIEPWKQVNWSHTDLRNFLSAYTQCALDLDVLRDGTLRDAFERYMKVITSCLLRMYHT; encoded by the exons ATGTTGTCAGAAGTCGACGTTTTTATTAGTAATTACACATTAGTGGATCCTGAAGTGTATCAGCTTTGGGTCGATGGCCACACTT caAGTGATGCTGTTGGGGTTCTACATCAACGAGGCATTTGTCAACAGACGAATGCTCCCATAGAACTAGTGGCCTCTGATGTACTTGATCACTATCGTACGTACTCCCTTCTGGAGAGATTACTTCACTCACCACCGAAATTGGCTAGTGAACAATTGGCCTTTCAGATCGAACCTCAAACTAGTCAAATGTTGATAGAAAT GTACTACGAATTCGATGACTCGGTAATTCGTGAACTCCTGGGCAAAAAGTTGACGTCAAAGAGTCGAAAAGACATGGATGAAGTGGCTGAGAAGACTGGAATCATGTTGAAGAGCTGCAGACGACAATACGATAATGTCAAAAGAGTTTTTAAAACTGTCGAAGATTTACCTGGATCCCTAGTCGCAAatataaaacaaaattttttattgccagATGATTTAGCAAG ACGTTACGCAGCAGTAGTTTTCATAGCGTGCTTGCGCTTTGAGATGAGCAAAAGAAAACTGCAATTCCTGACATTCCCTGATCTCTACCACTGTGCAAATGCCATGATGGCCTCATGGACATATCGATTAACAGGCTCCGAGTACTTTGACACCGATTTGGACAGAGAATTCCTCCAGGAGTTGGCTGAATGTCGAATCCTTCTGGAGAACGATAAACATCACAAACA TCTCGTTTGCATAAAATTGAAACCAACTCTCCTTGAGAGATCTTATCAGGagttggatttgaattttcgaTCTTACTCACGAGCTCTACTGGGCATTGCCTGCAGTCTTCACAGATCCAGAgaactgagatttttattccTAGAGTTAGTGGAGAGGTGTATTGAACCTTGGAAACAAGTCAACTGGTCGCATACagatttgagaaattttttaagcgCATATACTCAATGTGCACTCGATCTGGATGTCTTGAG AGACGGAACCTTGCGTGATGCATTCGAGCGTTACATGAAAGTAATAACGAGCTGTCTGCTGAGAATGTACCATACGTGA
- the LOC135170461 gene encoding pyruvate dehydrogenase E1 component subunit beta, mitochondrial, whose translation MLTSAARGIVRRSFSTSKWAAAQQMTVRDALNSALDEEMERDERVYLMGEEVAMYDGAYKVSRGLWKKYGDTRVIDTPITESGFGGMAVGSAMAGLRPVCEFMTFNFAMQAIDQIINSAAKTFYMSAGRVNIPIVFRGPNGAAAGVGAQHSQCFGAWYAHCPGLKVISPYNSEDCKGLLKAAIRDPDPVVFLENELLYGVQYPMSDEALSKDFVLPIGKAKVERAGNHVTLVAHSKAVELALEAAKELAGKGIEAEVINLRSLRPLDTETIIKSIVKTHHIVTVEQGWPTCGIGAEIAARIMESDAFYHLDAPVIRVTGADIPMPYAKSLEALALPDTKDIVLAVNKILGVSQ comes from the exons ATGCTCACG TCAGCAGCAAGAGGAATCGTCCGTCGTTCATTCTCCACATCAAAATGGGCAGCTGCACAGCAG ATGACGGTGCGGGATGCGCTGAATTCAGCCCTGGATGAGGAGATGGAGCGGGACGAAAGGGTCTACCTCATGGGTGAGGAGGTCGCGATGTACGATGGGGCCTACAAGGTGTCAAGAGGACTGTGGAAAAAATATGGGGATACGAGGGTCATCGACACACCGATCACGGAGTCTGGCTTCGGGGGAATGGCTGTTGGCTCTGCGATG GCCGGTCTCAGGCCAGTCTGTGAATTCATGACCTTCAATTTTGCGATGCAAGCGATCGACCAAATTATAAATTCCGCTGCGAAGACATTCTACATGTCAGCAGGACGAGTCAATATACCAATTGTGTTCCGTGGCCCTAACGGTGCAGCAGCTGGCGTTGGTGCTCAGCATTCGCAGTGTTTCGGCGCCTGGTATGCTCACTGCCCAGGATTAAAAGTAATCTCTCCCTACAACAGCGAGGATTGCAAGGGCCTGCTCAAAGCTGCCATTCGTGATCCCGATCCCGTTGTTTTCCTGGAGAACGAACTGCTGTACGGCGTGCAATACCCAATGTCCGACGAGGCATTGTCCAAGGATTTTGTTCTTCCCATAGGGAAGGCCAAGGTGGAGCGTGCTGGTAATCATGTTACACTTGTGGCACATTCCAAAGCTGTTGAACTAGCACTGGAGGCCGCTAAGGAACTAGCTGGAAAGGGAATCGAAGCCGAAGTTATAAATTTGAGGTCACTCAGGCCGCTGGACACTGAAACGATTATTAAGTCTATTGTTAAAACGCATCACATTGTCACGGTTGAACAGGGCTGGCCAACATGTGGCATTGGAGCTGAAATTGCAGCAAGGATCATGGAAA GTGACGCATTCTACCATCTGGACGCCCCCGTGATTCGTGTAACTGGTGCTGATATCCCCATGCCATATGCAAAATCGTTAGAAGCCCTAGCTCTCCCAGACACGAAAGACATTGTGTTGGCAGTGAACAAAATCCTAGGAGTATCTCAGTAG